The Candidatus Binataceae bacterium DNA window CTGCAGCAGGTTGATGATCTGTGCCTGGATCGACACGTCGAGCGCCGACACTGGCTCATCCAGCACCAGGAATCGCGGACTTACCGCGAGCGCCCGTGCGATGCCGATACGCTGGCGCTGACCTCCCGAAAATTCGTGCGGATACCGATTCATCGCGTCGGCTCCCATACCTACCATTTCCAGGAGCTGAACGATTCGTTCTTCCTTCTCGCGCCCACGCGCAAGATTGTGAATCTCAATTCCTTCGCCGACTATCGCCCGCACTTTCATGCGCGGATTCAACGATGCATATGGATCTTGAAATACCAGTTGCATGTCTCGTCGCAACGCTCGCAGTTCGCTGCGCGAGAGCGTCGAAAGATCTCGCCCGTCAAACCAGACCGTCCCCCGCGTCGGATCCATCAAACGCAGGATGAGCCGCCCGAGGGTCGATTTGCCGGAGCCGGATTCCCCGACGAGCCCGAGCGTCTCACCTCGATAAATCTCGAGATTGACACCTGAGACCGCCTTGACCGTCAGCCGGGCGCGCGACAACAGGCCATCGCTGCGCGCCCGGAACTCCTTCCAAATACCGTCAACTCGGACCAGCGGCTCGCCACCTTCGGCCGGACCGGGCGCGTGGGCGCCTGAGTTTTCAGACCCGAATACAAGCGACATAGTGACTGGGGGCTTTCTCCTGAAGGGGAGGATCGGCGGCGGAACATTGGGCGACTGCGATCGGGCAGCGCGGGTGGAATCTGCATCCTGCGGGCGGCTTCAAGGCGCTG harbors:
- a CDS encoding oligopeptide/dipeptide ABC transporter ATP-binding protein; amino-acid sequence: MSLVFGSENSGAHAPGPAEGGEPLVRVDGIWKEFRARSDGLLSRARLTVKAVSGVNLEIYRGETLGLVGESGSGKSTLGRLILRLMDPTRGTVWFDGRDLSTLSRSELRALRRDMQLVFQDPYASLNPRMKVRAIVGEGIEIHNLARGREKEERIVQLLEMVGMGADAMNRYPHEFSGGQRQRIGIARALAVSPRFLVLDEPVSALDVSIQAQIINLLQDLQERLHLTYLFIAHDLRVVEHISRRVAIMYLGKIVELASREQIYTNPRHPYTRALLSAIPTIDPASKPERIKLPGEMPSPVDPPPGCAFNPRCPYAEDRCRVKEPALETGHGSHWVACHVFPAQ